The Sphingosinicella humi genome has a window encoding:
- a CDS encoding DUF2141 domain-containing protein: MFKLMSTIVVGALAIVAPAAAQAALGPDAASCRPGASEPAFLVNVDGFKNRDGRVRVQLYPANSKFLQKGEWLRRIDLPVTRSGPMRVCVAAPKAGTYAIAVRHDTKGNGSDWNDGGGFSRNPSISLFDLKPKYQEVAISVGDGVKPVDVVLNYRRGLSVGPVRHN; this comes from the coding sequence ATGTTCAAACTGATGTCTACCATCGTCGTCGGCGCTCTCGCCATCGTGGCTCCGGCCGCGGCTCAGGCGGCGCTCGGTCCCGATGCGGCATCCTGTCGGCCGGGCGCGAGCGAACCTGCCTTCCTCGTCAACGTCGACGGTTTCAAGAATCGCGACGGGCGAGTGCGCGTCCAGCTTTATCCCGCGAATTCCAAATTCCTTCAAAAAGGCGAGTGGCTGCGCCGCATCGATCTGCCGGTCACCCGCTCGGGCCCGATGCGGGTCTGCGTCGCCGCGCCCAAGGCCGGCACCTATGCCATCGCCGTCCGCCACGACACCAAGGGCAACGGCTCCGATTGGAACGACGGTGGCGGCTTCTCACGCAACCCGAGCATCTCGCTGTTCGATCTGAAGCCCAAATATCAGGAAGTGGCGATCAGCGTCGGCGACGGCGTGAAGCCGGTCGATGTGGTGCTCAACTATCGCCGCGGCCTCTCGGTCGGGCCGGTCCGCCACAACTAG
- the lptG gene encoding LPS export ABC transporter permease LptG: protein MNVQFFPSRRIALYMAKTFVLRSLAVLVALILVLQTLDLLGESGKILAQPGNSDSDLWYYVSLRFPQLVARFLPFSVLLGTLITLATMNQNSEIVSMKAAGISAHQIIAPLVAASVLIAGISFIFNERVVTRATATLNDWQAVKYGPLESSNGITTNAWVRDGDDLILAERVTGSGAGTRLHDISLFDRSGGRLIAVITAERARPADGGWLLEEVERFDVNTTTAVQSPTMIAARGVEPDQFTLSDVRADEQGFATLIDSIKDLKAAGFPTEALEAGLWHKISGPLSAVLMPLLAAVAAFGLARSGQLFLRAVLGMALGFAYFVVDNFALAMGNLGAYPPLLAAWAPFGLFLLIGETVLIRTEE from the coding sequence ATCAACGTCCAGTTCTTCCCCTCGCGGCGTATCGCGCTCTACATGGCCAAGACGTTCGTCTTGCGCAGCCTGGCGGTGCTCGTCGCGCTCATCCTCGTGCTGCAGACGCTGGATCTTCTGGGGGAGTCGGGCAAGATCCTGGCCCAGCCCGGCAATAGCGACAGCGATCTTTGGTATTATGTGTCGCTGCGCTTCCCGCAGCTGGTCGCGCGTTTCCTGCCTTTCTCGGTGCTGCTCGGGACGCTGATCACCTTGGCGACCATGAATCAGAACAGCGAGATCGTCAGCATGAAGGCGGCCGGCATCTCGGCGCACCAGATCATCGCGCCGCTGGTGGCGGCGAGCGTCCTCATCGCCGGCATCTCCTTCATCTTCAACGAACGGGTCGTCACTCGGGCGACGGCCACGCTCAACGACTGGCAGGCCGTGAAATACGGCCCGCTGGAGAGTAGCAACGGTATCACCACCAACGCCTGGGTGCGCGATGGCGACGACCTCATCCTGGCCGAGCGCGTGACGGGCAGCGGCGCCGGGACGCGGCTCCACGACATCAGCCTCTTCGACCGTTCCGGCGGACGGCTGATCGCCGTCATCACCGCCGAACGCGCCCGGCCGGCGGATGGGGGCTGGCTTCTGGAAGAGGTCGAGCGCTTCGACGTCAATACGACCACGGCGGTTCAATCACCCACCATGATCGCCGCGCGCGGGGTCGAGCCCGATCAGTTCACCCTGTCCGACGTGAGAGCCGACGAGCAGGGCTTCGCGACCCTGATAGACTCCATCAAGGACCTGAAGGCCGCCGGCTTCCCCACCGAAGCGCTGGAGGCCGGCCTCTGGCACAAGATCTCCGGCCCCTTGTCGGCGGTGCTGATGCCGCTGCTCGCCGCGGTGGCGGCCTTCGGCCTCGCCCGCTCCGGCCAGCTGTTTCTGCGCGCGGTGCTCGGGATGGCGCTGGGCTTCGCTTATTTCGTCGTCGACAATTTCGCGCTCGCGATGGGGAATCTGGGCGCCTATCCGCCGCTGCTCGCGGCGTGGGCGCCGTTCGGGTTGTTCCTGCTCATTGGAGAGACGGTGCTGATCCGGACGGAAGAGTGA
- a CDS encoding diacylglycerol/lipid kinase family protein has protein sequence MARVALLSNPHSTGNRSLLPEVRSFCAQHRDIFHYEVEHVDQIGTALKTIARVKPKVLVINGGDGTVQAALTELHHGGHFGGSKDGPPPVAVLPNGKTNLIALDLGAEGDPLKALKRVLELARGDMAPHIVSRELIQLSDGSVGARPVLGMFLGGAGLADTMLYCRHKIYPLGLPNSLSHLVAAVAAILAILFGIRGAFLPPRPAPVKVSVLKQGELQGQFAVLLVTTLQRLLLSGKLPGASQPLGAMQLMAIEGKRGVLFRALVAALRGQLWRSHLSGVHLERGDEIRIEGDHSSVILDGELFEASLGRPIVLTPTPPVPFLKLAA, from the coding sequence ATGGCCCGCGTCGCCCTCCTCTCCAATCCGCACTCGACCGGCAACCGGTCGCTGCTGCCCGAGGTGAGGAGCTTTTGTGCCCAGCATCGCGACATTTTCCACTATGAGGTGGAGCATGTCGATCAGATCGGCACAGCGCTGAAGACGATCGCGCGGGTGAAGCCCAAGGTGCTGGTCATCAACGGCGGCGATGGCACGGTGCAGGCGGCGCTGACCGAGTTGCACCATGGCGGGCATTTCGGCGGCAGCAAGGACGGACCCCCGCCGGTCGCGGTGCTGCCCAACGGCAAGACCAACCTCATCGCGCTGGACCTTGGCGCCGAGGGCGACCCGCTCAAGGCGCTGAAGCGGGTACTTGAGCTCGCCCGCGGCGACATGGCCCCGCACATCGTCAGCCGGGAGCTGATCCAGCTATCCGACGGCAGCGTCGGCGCACGACCGGTGCTCGGCATGTTCCTGGGCGGCGCCGGGCTCGCCGACACGATGCTCTACTGCCGTCACAAAATCTATCCGCTGGGCCTTCCCAACAGCCTCAGCCATTTGGTGGCCGCGGTTGCGGCGATCCTGGCCATATTGTTCGGCATCCGCGGCGCTTTCCTTCCGCCCCGGCCGGCGCCGGTGAAGGTATCGGTGCTGAAGCAGGGTGAGCTGCAGGGCCAGTTCGCCGTGCTGCTCGTGACGACCCTGCAGCGGCTACTGTTGAGCGGGAAGCTGCCGGGCGCGAGCCAGCCGTTGGGGGCGATGCAGCTGATGGCGATCGAGGGCAAGAGGGGCGTCCTCTTCCGCGCGCTCGTGGCAGCGCTCCGGGGTCAGCTCTGGCGGAGCCACCTTTCCGGCGTTCATCTCGAGCGCGGCGACGAAATCCGCATCGAGGGCGACCATTCGAGCGTCATCCTCGACGGCGAGCTGTTCGAAGCAAGCCTCGGGCGACCCATCGTTCTGACACCGACCCCGCCGGTGCCGTTCCTGAAATTGGCTGCGTAA
- the lptF gene encoding LPS export ABC transporter permease LptF has translation MGTLTDRYLARLIVVPLVATLVLSAMLLLLEKMLRLFDFVVSEGGPVGVVWRMLANTIPEYLGLGIPIGLMLGILLAFRRLALSSELDTLRAVGLSYGRLLRVPYMFAAALMALNLGIVGFVQPYAEYAYDSLEFELRSGALGASIKVGEFNRLGERMTLRVERSEDEGRDLHGVFVRAEASDGRTLAVTADQGTFLATDDPDTIILRLTEGRLVHDSPSYRAPRVLSFERHDLPIDLPTIEAFRGRGDDNDELTIPELVRIGGSDETPEELRNRARANFHFRLVEVVMMALLPLLAVALAVPPKRSTSGLGIFISIVMVVTYHKINQYAEQMGAQGRIDPTLALWTPFVVFAALIVWMYWTLAHKPGGQPIGALERAFAKVAKAIGRLLGFGRRRRRRLQPAE, from the coding sequence ATCGGCACGCTAACCGACCGGTATCTCGCCAGATTGATCGTCGTCCCGCTGGTGGCGACGCTGGTGCTGTCGGCGATGCTGCTGTTGCTCGAGAAGATGCTGCGGCTGTTCGATTTCGTCGTCAGCGAAGGCGGGCCGGTCGGTGTCGTCTGGCGGATGCTGGCCAACACCATCCCCGAATATCTGGGCCTCGGCATCCCGATCGGCCTGATGCTCGGCATCCTGCTCGCCTTCCGCCGGCTGGCTCTGTCGTCGGAGCTGGACACGCTCCGCGCCGTCGGGCTCAGCTACGGTCGGCTACTGAGGGTGCCCTACATGTTCGCGGCCGCGCTGATGGCGCTCAATCTCGGCATCGTCGGCTTCGTCCAGCCCTACGCCGAATATGCCTATGACAGCCTGGAGTTCGAGCTTCGCTCCGGTGCGCTGGGCGCCTCGATCAAGGTCGGCGAGTTCAACCGGCTTGGCGAGCGCATGACCCTCCGGGTCGAGCGCAGCGAGGACGAAGGGCGCGACCTGCACGGCGTCTTCGTCCGGGCGGAGGCGAGCGATGGGCGCACGCTGGCGGTGACGGCCGACCAGGGCACCTTCCTCGCCACCGACGATCCCGACACCATCATCCTTCGCCTGACCGAGGGCCGCCTTGTCCACGATTCCCCGAGCTACAGGGCGCCGCGCGTCCTCAGCTTCGAGCGCCACGATCTGCCGATCGATCTCCCCACGATCGAGGCGTTTCGCGGCCGCGGCGACGACAATGACGAGCTCACAATCCCGGAGCTGGTCCGCATCGGCGGCAGCGACGAGACGCCGGAAGAGCTGCGCAACCGCGCCCGCGCCAATTTCCACTTCCGCCTGGTCGAGGTGGTGATGATGGCGCTGCTGCCGCTGCTCGCCGTAGCGCTCGCCGTGCCGCCCAAGCGCAGCACGTCCGGCCTCGGCATCTTCATCTCGATCGTGATGGTCGTCACCTATCACAAGATCAACCAATATGCCGAGCAAATGGGCGCCCAGGGCCGCATCGATCCCACCCTCGCCCTCTGGACTCCGTTCGTGGTCTTCGCCGCCCTCATCGTCTGGATGTACTGGACCTTGGCGCACAAACCCGGAGGCCAACCCATTGGAGCCCTCGAGAGGGCCTTTGCCAAGGTCGCGAAGGCGATCGGCCGGCTGCTCGGCTTTGGCCGGCGGCGGAGGCGAAGGCTGCAGCCTGCCGAATGA
- a CDS encoding ATP-binding protein — translation MAEDEIDVAPEERSGTWRRGWASAGAIVATIALILLVVMVTFSNRARDEALQWERHTYDVMLLTRTVDATMARSEAALGRYVLDEEQATGTIYYNEWRRAGRQIGQLHRLVRSPEQRELVEELRRLYEARGQELAAAARAAASKQDSGGVPLFYQAGMTQTGPALRSKLDQIAANEQENLVERMAQTRMFDEEADKFTEWLGWLAVLIGGAAIVLGLLAYRALAERLIARREADSESSRAMALEHAVQERTRELRDANDRLRAEAAERAAAEAQLRQVQKMEAVGQLTGGIAHDFNNMLAVIVGGLDLAKRKLSGPKREVEFHLDNAMEGATRAAALTRRLLAFARSEALEPQGTAPAELIENMLDLVDRSIGERVTVRTRFAEEPWRVWADPNLLENAILNLCVNARDAMEGEGELGIAIDNVVLGPGEVGELEPGDYVRISVSDTGHGIAPEHLERVFEPFFTTKPVGKGTGLGLSQIFGFARQSGGDVTIDSTQNVGTTVAIYLPRSTRVEEERVETAPVPKRDEPAAAAAGTTILVVEDDPRVSRSTVGALEELGYSPIACGSGREALEILEKNRDIELLITDVMMPEMTGPELVRIVAERYPEIAVLFVTGFVGEAGEADELTGHDLLRKPFTVLALSDAVTAARARRVSGSHPASATAAAE, via the coding sequence ATGGCGGAGGATGAGATCGACGTCGCGCCGGAGGAACGGTCCGGCACCTGGCGGCGCGGGTGGGCCAGCGCGGGCGCAATCGTCGCGACCATAGCGCTTATCCTGCTGGTCGTGATGGTCACGTTCAGCAACCGCGCTCGCGACGAGGCGCTTCAATGGGAGCGCCACACCTATGACGTGATGCTGCTGACCCGCACCGTCGACGCCACCATGGCCCGGTCGGAGGCGGCGCTCGGGCGCTACGTGCTGGACGAGGAGCAGGCGACCGGCACCATCTATTATAATGAATGGCGCCGCGCGGGACGACAGATCGGCCAGCTTCATCGTCTCGTCCGCAGTCCCGAGCAGCGCGAGCTGGTCGAGGAACTGCGGCGGCTCTACGAGGCGCGGGGCCAGGAGCTCGCCGCCGCCGCCCGCGCAGCCGCCAGCAAGCAGGACAGCGGCGGCGTTCCCCTCTTCTATCAGGCCGGCATGACGCAGACGGGGCCGGCGCTGCGCTCCAAGCTCGATCAGATTGCCGCAAACGAGCAGGAGAATCTGGTTGAGCGCATGGCGCAGACACGCATGTTCGACGAGGAAGCGGACAAGTTCACCGAGTGGCTGGGCTGGCTGGCCGTCCTCATCGGCGGCGCCGCGATCGTCCTCGGGCTGCTCGCCTATCGGGCGCTTGCCGAGCGGCTGATCGCCCGGCGGGAGGCCGACAGCGAATCGAGCCGCGCCATGGCACTGGAACATGCGGTGCAGGAGCGCACGCGCGAGCTGCGCGACGCCAACGATCGTCTCCGCGCCGAGGCGGCCGAACGGGCCGCGGCGGAGGCGCAGCTCCGCCAGGTCCAGAAGATGGAGGCGGTCGGCCAGCTGACCGGCGGCATCGCCCACGATTTCAACAATATGCTCGCCGTCATCGTCGGCGGGCTCGATCTCGCCAAGCGCAAGCTCAGCGGCCCCAAGCGGGAGGTCGAATTCCATCTCGACAACGCCATGGAGGGAGCGACCCGCGCCGCCGCCCTCACGCGCCGCCTATTGGCCTTTGCCCGCTCCGAAGCACTGGAGCCCCAGGGGACGGCGCCGGCGGAGTTGATCGAGAATATGCTCGATCTGGTGGATCGTTCTATCGGCGAACGGGTGACCGTGCGCACCCGCTTCGCCGAGGAGCCGTGGCGTGTCTGGGCGGACCCCAATTTGCTCGAGAACGCGATCCTCAACCTCTGCGTCAACGCTCGCGACGCGATGGAGGGCGAAGGCGAACTCGGCATCGCCATCGACAATGTCGTGCTCGGTCCGGGCGAGGTGGGCGAGCTGGAGCCGGGCGATTATGTCCGCATCAGCGTCTCCGACACCGGCCACGGCATCGCGCCGGAGCATCTCGAGCGGGTTTTCGAGCCGTTCTTCACGACCAAGCCGGTGGGCAAGGGCACGGGCCTTGGGCTCAGCCAGATATTCGGCTTTGCCCGCCAGTCCGGTGGCGACGTCACCATCGACTCGACGCAGAATGTGGGCACCACCGTCGCAATCTATCTGCCGCGCTCGACCCGCGTGGAGGAAGAGCGCGTCGAGACGGCGCCGGTGCCGAAGCGGGACGAGCCCGCCGCCGCTGCGGCCGGGACCACGATCCTGGTCGTGGAGGACGATCCCCGCGTCAGCCGCTCGACCGTGGGCGCGCTCGAGGAGTTGGGCTATTCTCCCATCGCCTGCGGCAGCGGCCGCGAGGCGCTGGAGATATTGGAGAAAAATCGCGACATCGAGCTCCTCATCACCGACGTGATGATGCCCGAGATGACGGGCCCCGAGCTGGTCCGCATCGTCGCCGAGCGCTATCCCGAAATCGCCGTGCTCTTCGTTACCGGCTTTGTCGGCGAGGCCGGCGAGGCCGACGAGCTGACCGGCCATGATCTGCTGAGAAAGCCGTTCACCGTACTGGCCCTGTCCGACGCCGTCACCGCGGCGCGCGCTCGCCGGGTCAGCGGATCGCACCCCGCTTCAGCAACCGCGGCAGCAGAGTGA
- the spt gene encoding serine palmitoyltransferase: MSSQPLMREETPPAADLFSKFDPLIAERQALLDTGVRDPFAIVMDKVLSPTLAVIQGKETILLGTYNYMGMTFDPDVIAAGKKALDEFGSGTTGSRVLNGTYQGHKECEEALKAFYGTKHAMVFSTGYQANLGLMSTLAGKDDYIILDADSHASIYDGCALGSANIVRFRHNSVEDLDKRLGRLPATGGRLVVLEGVYSMLGDIAPLKEMVAVAKKHGAMIVVDEAHGMGFFGPNGRGVFEEAGVEADVDFVVGTFSKSVGTVGGFVVSNHPKFEVLRLVCRPYVFTASLPPSVVATAATSIRKLMHAGAKRAHLWENSKRLHKGLRDLGFNIATPEAESAIIAVLLPDQDKTVRMWQALLEQGVYVNMARPPATPAGMYLLRCSLCAEHSSEQVGHIIDMFAAAGRATGCIA; the protein is encoded by the coding sequence ATGAGCAGCCAGCCCCTGATGCGGGAGGAGACGCCGCCGGCGGCCGATCTCTTCTCCAAGTTCGACCCGCTGATCGCCGAGCGCCAGGCGCTGCTCGACACCGGCGTGCGAGACCCTTTCGCCATCGTCATGGACAAGGTGCTCTCCCCCACTCTGGCGGTGATCCAGGGCAAGGAGACGATCCTGCTCGGCACCTATAATTATATGGGCATGACCTTCGATCCGGACGTGATCGCGGCCGGCAAGAAGGCGCTCGACGAGTTCGGATCCGGCACCACCGGCAGCCGCGTCCTCAACGGCACCTACCAGGGTCACAAGGAATGCGAGGAGGCGCTGAAGGCGTTCTACGGAACCAAGCACGCCATGGTCTTCTCGACCGGCTACCAGGCCAATCTCGGCCTCATGTCGACGCTGGCCGGCAAGGACGACTACATCATCCTCGACGCCGACAGCCACGCCTCAATCTATGACGGGTGCGCGCTTGGGTCCGCCAATATCGTCCGCTTCCGCCACAACAGCGTCGAGGACTTGGACAAACGCCTCGGCCGCCTGCCCGCCACCGGCGGTCGCCTGGTGGTGCTGGAAGGCGTCTACTCAATGCTCGGTGACATCGCGCCCTTAAAGGAGATGGTGGCGGTCGCGAAGAAGCACGGCGCCATGATCGTCGTCGACGAGGCGCACGGCATGGGCTTCTTCGGCCCCAACGGTCGCGGCGTGTTCGAGGAGGCCGGTGTCGAGGCCGACGTCGATTTCGTGGTCGGCACCTTCTCCAAGTCGGTGGGCACGGTCGGCGGCTTCGTCGTCTCGAACCATCCGAAGTTCGAGGTGCTGCGGCTCGTCTGCCGCCCCTATGTGTTCACCGCGTCGCTGCCGCCCTCCGTGGTCGCGACCGCCGCAACCTCGATCCGCAAGCTGATGCACGCCGGCGCCAAACGCGCCCACCTGTGGGAAAACAGCAAGCGCCTCCATAAGGGCCTGCGCGATCTCGGCTTCAATATCGCTACGCCCGAAGCGGAATCCGCCATCATCGCCGTGCTGCTCCCGGACCAGGACAAGACGGTGCGCATGTGGCAGGCGCTGCTGGAGCAGGGCGTCTATGTGAACATGGCTCGTCCTCCGGCCACCCCCGCGGGCATGTATCTGCTGCGCTGCTCGCTGTGCGCGGAACATTCGTCCGAACAGGTCGGCCACATCATCGACATGTTCGCCGCCGCCGGCCGCGCGACCGGTTGTATTGCCTAG